The window TTGATCGCGCGGCTTTGAACCCGTTCCCGTGTTCGCAAGGAACACAATGCCACTTTCGCGAAAGTGGTACAATCATAAGAAACATATTTCGACAGGGTCGGCACGCCGCGCGAGTATTAACCACGCCAGCCAGGCCTGTATGCCGCCGAATCCGTCAAATCCCGGCGCGCTCGCGCAGCCGGTGAAGCACCCATACGCGCACGGCGCTCGACAATGGGCCGGTGCGCGCGGCGTCGATCTCGGCGATGACGGCGTTGACGGGCCGGCCCTGGGCGCGCGCCAGGGCGAAGAGCGCGTCCCAGACGGCCGGCTCCAGGCTGATGCTGGTGCGGTGCCCCGCAACCGTGACGGACCGCTTGCGGGGCCGCGTGTCCAGCTCCGCGCTCACGAGCGCTGCGTGGGGCCGAGCATCTGCTCCGGGCGCACCCAGGTGTCGAACTGCTCCTCGGTGAGCACGCCCAGCTCGACGGCGGCGGCCTTGAGCGAGGTGCCGTCGGCGTAGGCCTTCTTGGCGACCTTGGCGGCCTGGTCGTAGCCGATGTGCGGGTTCAGCGCCGTCACCAGCATCAGCGAATTGCGCATCATCTCGCCGATGCGGGCCTCGTTGGCCGCCATGCCGCGCACGAGGTTGTCGGCGAAGCTCTGCGCCGCGTCGCCGAGAAGCTGCGCCGCCTGCAATAGGTTGTAGATCATCACCGGCTTGAAAACGTTCAGCTCGAACTGGCCCTGAGTCCCGGCCATCGAGATCGCGGTGTGGTTGCCCATCACCTGCGCGCACACCTGGGTCAGCGCCTCGCACTGCGTGGGGTTCACCTTGCCGGGCATGATGGAGGAGCCGGGTTCGTTCGCCGGCAGCAGCAGCTCGAAGAAGCCCGCCCGCGGGCCGGAGCCCATCATGCGGATGTCGTTGCCGATCTTGAACAGCGAGCCGGCGGCGGTGTTGAGCGCGCCCGACATCTCCACCACGGCGTCGTGGGCGGCCAGCGCTTCGAAGGTGTTGTCGGCGGGCCGGAACTCGATCCCGGTGATGGTTGCCGCTTCCTCAGCGAAGCGCGCGGCGAAGCCGTCGGGCGCGTTGAGGCCCGTGCCGACGGCCGTGCCGCCCTGGGCGAGGTGGCGCAGGCGCGGGAAGGCGTCCTCGATGCGAGCGAGGGCGTTGGTGACCTGCTGCGTGTAGCCGGAAAACTCCTGGCCGAGCGTCAGCGGCGTCGCGTCCATCATGTGGGTGCGGCCGATCTTGATGATGGCCTCGAACGCCTCGGCCTTCTCGTGCAGCGCGTCGCGCAGCGCGGCCAGCTTGGGCAGCGTGTCGTTCACGATCAGCCGCCCGGCGGCGATGTGCATGACCGTGGGAAAGGTGTCGTTGGAGGACTGGCCGTAGTTGCAGTGGTCGTTCGGGTGGACGGGCTGCTTGCCGCCGCGCTGGCCGGTCAGGATCTCGTTGGCGCGCCCGGCGATGACCTCGTTCGCGTTCATGTTGGACTGCGTGCCCGAGCCCGTCTGCCAGACCACCAGCGGGAAGTGCTCGTCCAGCTTGCCCTCGACGACCTCCAGCGCCGCGGTGCACAGCGCGTCGCCGACCTCGCGGTCCAGCACGCCCAGGGCGATGTTGGCGCGCGCGGCGGCCAGCTTCTGGATGCCCAGCGCGCGCACGATCTGGGAGGGCATGCGCTCGCCGCCGATGCGGAAGTTCTGCAGCGAGCGCTGCGTCTGCGCGCCCCAGTAGGCCCAGGCGGGAACCTGCATCTCGCCCAGGGAGTCCGTCTCGACGCGCACGCTTGTTTCCTGATCCGTCATCGTCGCTCCCGTCGCTGTCCGGTTCACGGTCGCCGCCGCCGAAGGAAGACCGAGCGCGCCCGGTGGTGCAACGGGTTTGTGCACCTCGCCGCCTCTCTTCTGAGCGAACGCGGAAGACTTCGCGCGGTCCGACCGCCATATGGTTGAAGGGCTGGCGGGGCTCGGCTACCACCGTCGACGCGTGTGTGGCACGACCAGGAGACGCTTCATGAGCCTGCCCGGCCCGATCGCCCCCTACGGCGGCGTGCTCACGGAGCGCTATCTGAGCGGTGACGCGCTGGCCGCGGAGCGTGAGCGCGCTCTCTCCCTGCCGTCACTGACCTTGACGGCGCGCCAGCTGGCGGACGCCGAACTGCTGCTCAACGGCGGCTTCTCGCCGCTGGAAGGTTTTATGACGCGCGCCGATTACGAGCGCTGCGTACGCGAGATGCGGCTGGCCGACGGCACGCTCTGGCCCATGCCCATCACGCTCGACATCCCGCGCGAGCTGGCCGAGCGGCTGGCACCGGGCGACGGCCTGGCGCTGCGCGGCCCCGAGGGGCAGCTGGTGGCGACGCTCGACGTCGCGGAGCTCTGGGAGCCCGACCGGCCGTGGGAGGCGGAGGCCGTCTTCGGCACGGGCGATCACGCGCATCCTGGCGTCCACCACGTGCTCTCGTGGTCGCAGCCGGTCTACGTCGGCGGCCGGCTCAACGGCGTGGCACCGCCGGTCCACCACGATTTCCCGGGCTACCGCCACAGCCCGCGCCAGCTGCGGGAGCACCTGGATGAACTGGGGTGGCAGCGTGTCGTCGCGTTCCAGACGCGCAACCCCATGCACCGCGCGCACGTCGAGATGACGCGCCAGGCGGCCGAGCAAACCGGCGCCGGGCTGCTGCTGCATCCGGTCGTCGGGCTGACCAAGCCCGGCGACGTGGACCACTACACCCGCGTGCGCTGCTACGACCACGTGGTGCGGCGGTACGAGCCGGGGCAGGCGACCATGAGCCTGCTGCATCTGGCGATGCGCATGGGCGGCCCGCGCGAGGCGCTGTGGCACGCGCTGATCCGGCGCAATCACGGCTGCACCCACTTCATCGTCGGCCGCGACCACGCGGGGCCCGGCAAGCTCAGCGACGGCAGCGAGCCGTACGGCCCCTACGACGCCCAGGAGCTGGTGGACGCGCACCGCGACGAGATCGGCATCCGCATGGTGCCGTTCCAGTTGATGAGCTACGTCGCCGAGCTGGACACCTACCTGCCGGCGGATCGGGTGGAACCGCACCACACCGTCCGGCACATCTCGGGCACCCAGTTCCGGCAAAAGCTGCGGCAGGGCGAGCACATCCCCGAGTGGTTCTCCTTTCCGGAGGTGGTGGGCGAGCTGCGCCGCACCTATCCGCCGCGCCACCGCCAGGGCTTCACGCTGTTCTTCACCGGCCTGTCCGGGGCGGGGAAGTCCACGCTCGCCAACGTGCTCCACGTCAAGCTGCGCGAGCAGGGCGACCGCTCGGTGTCGCTGCTGGACGGCGACATCGTGCGCACGCACCTGTCCTCGGAGCTCGGGTTCTCCAAACGCGACCGCGACATCAACGTCCGCCGGATCGGCTACGTCGCCAGCGAGATCACCAAGGCGGGTGGCATCGCCATCTGCGCGCCCGTGGCGCCCTACGCCGACACGCGCCAGGACGTGCGCGAGCTGATCGCCGGCGTGGGCGGCTTCGTCGAGGTCCACGTGGCGACGCCGCTGTCGGTGTGCGAGGCGCGCGACACCAAGGGCCTGTACGCGAAGGCGCGGCAGGGGCAGCTCACCAACTTCACCGGCATCGACGATCCCTACGAGCCGCCGCAAGCGCCCGACGTGCGCGTGGACACCGCTGAAGCCAGCCTGACCGAGTGCGTCGAGGACATCCTCGACCGCCTGCGCGAACTCGGCTACGTGCGGGACACCTGACGCGCCGGGCCGTCACCCGCGCTTGAGCGCCCACTTCACGACGGTGTCGCCTTTGCGCGTGGTGCCCGACAGCACGATCTGGCTGGTGCGCTGCACGCCGCGGCCGCCCAGGTAGACGCTGTCGGCGAGCGCCAGCGCGGCGCCCGAGGCGCGCAGGTTCCAGTTGGCGCCCGTCGAGGTGACGAGCTGAACCGTCTCGCCGTCCTTCGCCAGCCCGACGCGCACGGCCGGGTGGATGTGGAAGCGGACGGTGAAGGGCAGGTCCGCCGGCCCGGTCAGGGTGTCCTCGCCGCGCAGGTCGTCGCCCAAGGGCGAGAGGAAGAGCCGGCGCTGGTGCACCGCACCGAACAGCGGCCGATAGCCGTCGTGGCTCATCGCCAGCCACGCCATGCCCTCGCCGGTTTCGCGGCGGCAGGTCACGTGCTCGGGCTTGCGCCCCAGGCCGCCGCCCGGCGCCAGGATCTCGGCGGCGTTGGTTTCCGCGAGCGTCAGCGTGGAATGCGCGGCCGTGGCCCGCTGGGGGAGCTGCCACGCCGGATGGCCGGGGTAGGCGCCGCAGTTGACGATGACGCGGTCGGCGCCGTCGCTCAGCTCGAACGCCAGCGGCGCGGCGTGGGCGTGCCGGTCGTACCCCGGCGGCGGTGGCGGCCCGGCGTCGGCGATCAGCACGGTGCGCTGGGCGTTGAGCCGCTGGAAGCCGGACTGCGGCGCGGCGTCCTGCGTGCGTGCCCGCACCCCCGCCCGCTGCAGCGCCACGTCCACCACGGCCGAGCGCTCCTCGCGCCCGCCGTTGAAGCACCCCAGCCCGCCGTCGCCGTGGCGCAGCATCTTGAGCACCGGCGCCATGCTCTCGATCGCGGTGGTGAGCGATTCCGGCACGCCCGTCTGCGCGCTGGTCAGCACCGCGCGGATGTCCGTCAGATCCCCCAGGACGGTTAGATGCTCGGAGGGGCTGCGGGCAATGTGGCCGCCGTCGGCGTGCAGCTGGCGGTCCAGCTCCTCCTCCAGCAGCGCCAGCCCGCGTTTGAGCCACACCCAGCCGTCGGGAAAACAGGCCCCGGCCAGGATCAGGCCCTTGATGGCGGCGATCAGCTCCGCCCCGCGCAGGCTGCCCGGCAGCACGCGGTACAGGTGGCGCCCCTGCCGCCCGATGGACAGGAGCACCGCGGCCATAAAGGCCGTGCCCGCGCCGTGCAGCAGAAACGGCTGGTTGCCCAGCCAGATGGCGATGCGCCGCCCGATGGGTACGGGGTGCCAGGCTGTCGCCGGTTCGCCGGGGCCGGGATGCCGCGCCAGCCAGTCGGCCAGGAGCTCGCGGGCGCGGCGGCAGGCCTGTTCGCTGCCGAAGGCGCGCAGGTCGCGCACCCAGGTGAAGGCGTGCAGCTCGCGGAGCCACACCGGTTCCGCCTCCGGCGGCGCCCAGAAGGGCGTGGGCGCGGCCAGGGCGCTGTTGGCCAGCTCGATGCGGTCGGTGAGGAAGCGGCGGCCGCGTTCGGCGTCGCCGGGCCAGGGATCGGTCGGCTCCAGGCGCAGGGAATCGGGCGGATTGCGGCCGAGTGTCGCGTGGTAGAGCTTGCTGGTGTGCCAGGGGCGCTTGGCCGCCTCGACGGCGCGGCTGGCGAGCATCTCGCCGGGCAGGGCGAGTTCGGCCCGCACCCGCCGGCCCAGCGCGGACCGGCCGGGGAGGCCCGGACGCGCGGCGGCTTTGGGGCCGTCCGCGCCCGCCACCGCGTCAGCCCCCGGCGCGGAGTGCCGCGATGTTGGCGGCGTAGGCGTCCGGCCCGCCCTTGAACACGGACGAGCCCGCGACCAGCACGTCGGCGCCGGCCGTGACCGCGCGCGCGCCGGTTTCGGCCTTGATGCCGCCGTCCACCTCCAGCGCCACGTCGTGACCGCCGGCGTCGATGGCGCGGCGCAATTCCGCGATCTTGGCGAGCGCGCGCTCCTGGAATTTTTGCCCGCCGAAGCCCGGATTGACGCTCATCACGAGCACCAGATCCACCTCGTCCAGCACCTCCAGCGCCAGCGACACCGGCGTCGCCGGGTTGAGCGCGACGCCCGCCTTCACTCCGGCGTCCCTGATGAGCTGGAGGGAGCGATGCAGGTGCGGCCCGGCCTCGGGATGGATGGTCAGGATGTCCGCGCCCGCCTCCGCGAACATCGGGATGTAGGCGTCCACCGGCGCGATCATCAGGTGCACGTCGAGCGGCAGCCGGGTGTGCGGGCGCAGCGCGCCCACCGCCTGCGGGCCGATGGTGATGTTGGGCACGAAGTGCCCGTCCATGACGTCGACGTGGATCATGTCCGCGCCGGCGTCGGCCACGGCGCGCACCTCGGCGCCGAGCTGGGCGAAGTCGGCGGCGAGGATGGATGGCGCGATTCGGACGGTGTTCTGCATGGTTTTCGCGGTACCACCGGGTTGGGGTTGCGGCAAGCGGGCTCGGGGTGCGGCAAGCGGCGAGTGCTCAGGCGCTGCGGCGCAGCCGGGCGATGTAGAATGCGTCCAGGCCGCCCTGCTCGCCGAGGTGGTGGGGCAGGGTGCGCACGTCGCCGGCGGCCGTGACCGCTTCGGGCAGCCCGCCGATCTCGGCGGGGTCCACCGGCACGCGTTCGATGTCGCCGTGTTCGGCGAGCAGGGTGTCCACCAGCTCCACGCCTTCCGTCGGCTCCAGCGAGCACACCGCATAGACCAGCGTGCCGCCGGGCGCCAGCATGCGCGCGGCCGAGCGCAGCAGCGCCATCTGCAGCTCGGCCATCGCCGGGACGTCGGCCGGCTGTTTCAGGCGCGCGATGTCGGGGTGGCGGCGCAGCGTGCCCGTGGCGGTGCAGGGCGCGTCCAGCAGGATGTTTTCCAGCTTTTCCGGCGGCTGCCACTGCGTGACGTCGGCCGCGACCGTGGCCGCCCCAAGCGACAGGCGGTTGAGGTTGTCGACGAGCTGGCGCAGGCGCTCGGTCGAGCGGTCGACCGCCAGCACCTCCGCGCCCTGGGCGACGAGCTGGGCCGTCTTGCCGCCGGGGGCGGCGCACAGCTCGACCACGCGCTTGCCGCGCACCTCGCCCAGCAGCTTCGGCGGCAGGCCCGCGGCGGCGTCCTGCACCCACCAGGCGCCGTCGTCGTAGCCGGGCAGGCGGCGCGGATCGCGCGTGCCGGGCGGCAGCCGCAGCGTGCCCATGGGCAGCTCGCGCGCGCCCAGCCGCTCGCGCCAGGCTTCGCGGTCGGTCTGCTCGACCACGGTGAAGTCGAGCGGCGGCTCCTGCATGTGCTGCTCGGCGATGGCGCGCGCCGTTGCCTCGCCGTAGGCGGCGGTCCAGCCCTGCCACAGCCAGTCGGGGGTGTTCAGGTGCGGCGCGTCCAGGCCGTCCAGCAGGCTGTCGCCCTCGCGCGCGATGCGGCGCAGCACGGCGTTGAGCAGGTTGCGGTGCGCGCCCACGCGCACGCCCACGGCCAGCGCCACGGTTTCGCCGACGGCCGCATGGGCCGGTGTGTCCATGAACAGCACCTGCGCCGCCCCCAGGCGCAGCAGATCCTGCACCGCCGCCAGCTTGGGCTTGAGCGGGCGGTCCAGGCACCGCGCGATCACGGCGTCCAGCTGGCCCAGCCGCCGCAGCGTCGTCGCGGCGAGGTGGCGGGCGAAGGCGCGGTCGCGCGCCTCCAGGTTCCGCCACCGGGGCGTGTGGCCGATGGCGTCTTCCAGCGTGCGGTGCTTGCGCAGCACGCCGCGCAGCAACTCCAGCGCCGCGCGGCGGGACTCGCGGCCGGGCGCCGGCTCGGGGGACTCCGGTTCACTCATGCGGCGCTGTTTAGCGGCGTTTGGCGGCCAAGGAAACACCCGCGCAGGCAGGTGGGCCTGCCGGCGCGCACAAAGTCGGCGGGAGCTTGAATTCAGGCCCAGGGACTGGCCGCGCGTGCTGTGCTGCCGCCGCCCGTCTCCCCGGCCATCTGGCGCAGCAGCTGGATGCGCTCTTCCATGTCCGGGTGGGTGGAGAAGAGCGAGGCGAAGCTGCCGCGCCCGCTCAGCGGGTTGACGATGAACATGTGCGCAGTCGCCGGGTTGCGTTCGGCGTCGCGGTTCACCGTCTCCTCCGCCGAGCGGCTCATGCGCTCCAGCGCCGAGGCCAGCCACTCGGGATGCCCGCAGATCTCCGCGCCGCCGCGGTCGGCCGCGTATTCGCGCGTGCGCGAGATCGCCATCTGCACCAGCGAGGCCGCCAGCGGCGCCAGCATGGCGATCACCAGCATGCCGACGAAGCCCAGCGGGCTGCCGCCTTCCTCGTCGTCGCCGCCCACGCCGCCGAACATTCCCGCGAACATGGCGAAGTTCGCCAGCATCGAGATGGCGCCCGCGATCGTGGCGGTGATCGTCATCGTCAGGGTGTCGCGGTTCTTCACGTGCGCCAGCTCGTGCGCCATGACACCCGCGATCTCCCGGTCGTTCAGGCGGTTCAAGAGGCCGCTCGTCGCGGCCACGGCGGCGCGCTCGGGGCTGCGGCCGGTGGCGAAGGCGTTGGGCTGGTCCGTCTCGATGATGAAGACGCGCGGCATGGGCAGGCCGGCGTTGTGGGCCAGTTGCTCGACGATGCCGTAGAAGGCCGGCGCGCTGGCCTTGTCCACCTCCTTGGCGTGGTACATGCGCAGCACGATCTTGTCGGCGTTCCAGTAGCTGAACGCGTTCATCGCCACCGCGATGACGAAGGCGATGACGATCCCGGTCGTGCCGGCGACCAGCCAGCCGATGCCGAGAAACAGCGCCGTCAGCGCCGCGAGCAGGGTGAAGGTGCGAAGCGTGTTCATGGGTGTCCGCATCCCGCTGGTTTGCGGGACAGAATTTGGGCGCGGCGCGTGCGCAAATCAAGCGAGCCGCCGGCGGGCCTGCGACCCCACCACGCCTTGCCAGCGGCCTGGGCGCGCGCCACCATCTCCGCCATGACCAAGGTGTTCCGCAGCTTCGTGCCCAAGCAGCAGCGTTCGCGCACAGCGCACGCGCAGCAGCAGACCGTCCAACCCGCGCAGTCGGCGCAGGGCGAGGACAAGAGCCGCCGCGTGAACCCGGAGACGGGCGAGGTCGGCGGCCCGGACGGTCCCGAGCCCACGCGCTACGGCGACTGGGAACGCGGCGGCATCTGCTACGATTTCTGACGGGTCGAGCCGCACAAAGAAGGGGCCGGCCGCGCCGGCCGGCCCCGTGAACGGGATCAGGCCCTAGGGCATGATGAGATCGGACCGAAAGGGCCCGGGCTCTAAATCATGCCCGCAAACGAAAGGCATAGAGCGCGATGCGGATCGCAAGACGATTCTACGTCGTCTCATCGCGCTCCAGCCTCGTCGCCGTCGCTTCCCTGACCGGGGGCGACGTGCTGGGCCAGGGCGCCTTCCAGGAACTCGTCGATGTCGCCGTCCAGCACCCGCTCGGTGTCGCTGCGCTCGATCCCGGTGCGCAAGTCCTTGACCATGCGATAGGGCTCCAGGACGTAGGAGCGGATCTGGTTGCCCCAGGCGATGTCGGACTTCTGCTCCTGGATGCCCTTGGCCTCTTCCTCGCGCCGCTTGAGTTCCTGCTGATACAGCTTGGAGCGCAGCAACGCGAAGGCCTCCGCCCGGTTCGAGTGCTGTGAGCGGCTGCTCTGCGACTGGACGATGATGCCGCTCGGCAGGTGGTGGATGCGCACCGCCGAGTCCGTCGTGTTGACGTGCTGACCGCCCGCGCCCGACGCCCGGAAGGTATCGACCTTGATGTCCTTGTCCTGGATGTCGATCTCGATCCGGTCGTCGATCACCGGCGTCACCCAGACGCTGGCGAAGGAGGTGTGGCGGCGCCCGCCGGAATCGAAGGGCGACATGCGCACCAGCCGGTGCACCCCCGACTCGCCCTTGAGCCAGCCGTAGGCGTTGTCGCCGTAGACGCGCACCGTCGCCGACTTGATGCCGGCCTCTTCGCCTTCCGTCTCGTCCATCTCCTCCGTCTTGTAGCCCTGGCGCTGGCACCAGCGGACGTACATGCGCAGCAGCATCTGCGCCCAGTCCTGGGCCTCGGTGCCGCCGGCGCCGGCGTTGACCTGGATGTAGCAGTCGTTCGCGTCCGCCTCGCCCGACAGCAGGGCGCGTTTTTCCTGGCGCCGGGCGCGCTCGCGGATCTGGCGAAGCTGCTCCTGGGCCTCGCCCACGGAGTCCTCGTCGCCCTCGCTCTCGCCCAACTCGGCGAGGGTGAGGGCGTCGTCCATGTCGCTTTCCAGCTCGCGGACGGTGGAAATGGCCTCGTCCAGGCGCTGGCGCTCGCGCATCAGCTCCTGGGCGCGGCCGGTGTCGTTCCAGATGCTGGGATCTTCGATGAGCGCGTTCAGCTCATCGAGGCGGCGAAGCGCGTTATCCCAGTCAAAGATGCCTCCTCAGCAAGGCAAGCGACTCACGGATGTCGCCCGCCAAGCTTTCGGTTTCCGCACGCATGCGTGTGAACCTCGCTCGTTGCTTGAGATGGGTGGGTGTGTGTTCGGCCCGCCGGGCCATACACCGTGTCAGACCTAGTCGGCGCGGGGTGGTGCCTTCAAGCCCGGGCCGTCAGTACAGCCCGCTGGTGCCGCCGGAGGAACCGCCGCTGCTTCCGTTGCCGCCGTTCGAATAGCTGCCGGGCGTTCCGGCATCCAGCACGCGGCGCTCGCCCGAGGGGCTGTTGCCGGCCTTGAAGGCTTCCAGCACCACCGTTTCGGAATCCGGACCCGCCGGGCGGCCGGTGTCCAGGTCCATGCGGGTTAGATGGATGCCCGGCGGCACGCGGAACGGGATCGCCGGCTCGCCCTCCAGCGCGCGCGCCATGAAGTCCTTGAAGATGGGACCGGCCACGTTCGAGCCGTAGGCGTGCGCGCCCAGCGTGCGGTGGGAGTCGAAGCCGACGTAGACGCCCGCGACCAAGTTCGGCGTGAAGCCCATAAACCAGGTGTCGTGGCTGTCGTTGGTCGTGCCCGTCTTGCCGGCCACGGGCCGGTCCAGCGCGCGCATGCGCCGGCCGGTGCCGCGTTCCACCACGCCCCGCAGCATGGACACCACCTGATAGGCGCTGGCGCGGTCGGTCAGGCGCTTGCGCGTGTCGCGAATCGTCGGCGGTTCCTGGCCGGACCATTCGATGTTCTTGCAGTCCGGACACTCGGCGTAGGCGGGGCGGTAGATCGTGCTGCCGCGCCGGTCCTGCACACGGTCGATCAGCTTGGGCGTCACCTTCATCCCGCCGTTGGCGAAGCTGGCGTAGGCGCTGGCCAGCCGCAACAGCGTCGTCTCCCCGGCGCCGATGGACATGGAGAGCTGTTCGGGGAGGTCGTCGTAGAGGCCGAAGCTCTCCGCCGTCTTCGCCACCTTCTTCATGCCGACGGTCTGGGCGATGCGCACCGTCATCAGGTTGCGCGACTGCTCGATGCCGACGCGCATGGGCGTGGGACCGTAGAACTGCTCCGTGTGGTTCGCGGGCTTCCACTTGCCCAGGCCGTCGCCCTGATCGATAACGAAGGGGGCGTCGAGCACCATCGTTGCCGGCGTGAGCCCGTTTTCCAGCGCCGTCAGGTAGACGAAGGGCTTGAACGCCGAGCCCGGCTGGCGCTTCGCCTGGGTGACGCGGTTGAACTGCGTGCGCGCGAAATCGAAACCGCCCTGCATGGCGAGCACGCGCCCGGTCCGCGGGTCGAGCGCGACGATGCCGCCGTTCACCGCCGGCATCTGTTCCAGCGCGAAGGCCTTCTCTGCCTCGGCCGGCGAGACGAGCACCACGTCGCCCTGGGAAACGACATCGCCTGGGCTGTCCGGCTTTTCGCCCACGTACTGCTCGTCCAGCGCCGGGCGCGCCCAGCGCATCGCCGACATGGGCAAGCGGCCGGTGGTGCCGTCGGCGAAGCCCAGCAGCGCGTCCTCCGCGCGCACCTTGAGTACCGCGGCCTGCCGCCATTCGTCCGGCAGGCCTTCGGGCGGCGTCATCTCGCTCAGCCGCGCGGCCCAGTCGGCGGGCAGCTCGATGGAGCGCTGCGCCCCGCGCCAGCCGTGCCGGCGGTCGTAGGCGATCAGGCCCTCGCGCAGGGCGGATGTCGCGGCGTCCTGAAGGTCCGGGTCCACGGTCGTGCGCACGGAAAGGCCGCCGGTGAACAGCTTATCCCGCCCGTAGCGCTCTACGAGCTTGTCGCGCACCTCGGCCGCGAAGTAGGGGGCATCGGTCACCTCCGCCGGCGCGCGCTCGCGCATGCGCAGCGGCTCGTCGCGCGCTTCCCGTGCCCGGTCCGCGGTGATGTAGCCTTCTTCGTGCATGCGCGAGATCACCCAGTTGCGCCGGGCCAGCGCCGCGCGGTGGTCCTCGCGCGGATGGTAGTTGGCCGGTCCCTTGGGCAGCGCCGCGAGATACGCCGCCTGCGCCATCGTCAATTCGTCAAGCGAGGTGTTGAAGTAGTTCAACGCGGCGGCG is drawn from Limimonas halophila and contains these coding sequences:
- a CDS encoding penicillin-binding protein 1A encodes the protein MRTLGYTLVTLVLLGVIATAGAVSVMWYFGRHLPDYQALAQYEPPTVSRVHAGDGRLLAEYAEEKRIFVPIESIPRKVVHAFVAAEDQNFFDHAGVDPLAIVRAGVTNLKRMGTNQRPVGASTITQQVAKNFLLSDRVSIRRKIREAILALKIEHTFDKSRILELYLNEIYLGAGSYGVAAAALNYFNTSLDELTMAQAAYLAALPKGPANYHPREDHRAALARRNWVISRMHEEGYITADRAREARDEPLRMRERAPAEVTDAPYFAAEVRDKLVERYGRDKLFTGGLSVRTTVDPDLQDAATSALREGLIAYDRRHGWRGAQRSIELPADWAARLSEMTPPEGLPDEWRQAAVLKVRAEDALLGFADGTTGRLPMSAMRWARPALDEQYVGEKPDSPGDVVSQGDVVLVSPAEAEKAFALEQMPAVNGGIVALDPRTGRVLAMQGGFDFARTQFNRVTQAKRQPGSAFKPFVYLTALENGLTPATMVLDAPFVIDQGDGLGKWKPANHTEQFYGPTPMRVGIEQSRNLMTVRIAQTVGMKKVAKTAESFGLYDDLPEQLSMSIGAGETTLLRLASAYASFANGGMKVTPKLIDRVQDRRGSTIYRPAYAECPDCKNIEWSGQEPPTIRDTRKRLTDRASAYQVVSMLRGVVERGTGRRMRALDRPVAGKTGTTNDSHDTWFMGFTPNLVAGVYVGFDSHRTLGAHAYGSNVAGPIFKDFMARALEGEPAIPFRVPPGIHLTRMDLDTGRPAGPDSETVVLEAFKAGNSPSGERRVLDAGTPGSYSNGGNGSSGGSSGGTSGLY